The Pseudoalteromonas translucida KMM 520 genome segment TGACCCAAGATATTCGGGTTATTTTAATCAAGCTTGCCGACCGTACGCACAATATGCGCACATTAGGCTCACTTCGCCCTGATAAGCGTCGCCGTATTGCCCGCGAAACATTAGAAATTTATGCACCAATTGCCAATCGTTTAGGTATTCATGATATTAAAAATGAGCTAGAAGATTTAGGTTTTCAGGCTTTATATCCGATGCGTCATCGTGCACTTAAATCTGAAGTTGCTAAAGCGCGAGGTAATCGCAAGGAAGTTATTTCTAACATTCAAAACGAAATAGAAATGCGTCTTGAGCAATCAGGAATAAAAGCAACTGTGTCTGGCCGCGAAAAGCATATTTATAGTATTTATAAAAAAATGCTTAATAAAGAGCTGTTATTTAATGAAGTAATGGATATTTATGCGTTTAGAATAGCGGTTGAATCTATGGATATCTGTTATCGCGTTTTAGGCGTAGCACATAACTTATATAAACCAATTGAAACACGCTTTAAAGATTATATTGCCGTGCCAAAAACCAATGGCTACCAGTCTTTACATACCTCTTTAGTGGGTCCCCATGGGATTCCGGTTGAAATTCAGATCCGTACCCATGACATGGATCATATGGCAGACAAAGGGGTTGCTGCACATTGGATGTATAAAAAAGCAAATGATGGTGGTGCTGGAAGTACTGCACAGCAACGTGCACGCCAGTGGATGCAAAGCTTGTTAGAGTTACAGCAAAGCGCTGGCTCGTCGTTTGAATTTGTTGAAAACGTAAAAACTGAATTATTCCCTGAAGAAATTTACGTATTTACACCCGATGGTCGTATTATTGAGCTACCTATGGGGGCAACAGCGGTCGATTTTGCTTATGCAGTACATACTGACGTGGGCCATACTTGTGTTGGCGCACGTGTTAATCGCAAACCTTACCCGTTAAGTAAACCAATTGATACAGGGCAAACGATAGAAATAATTACTAGCTCTGGTGCTCACCCTAATGCAACTTGGCTAAACTTTATTGTTACAGGTAAAGCGCGCTTAGGGGTTCGTAATTACCTTAAAAGTCAGCATCACGAAGAAGCACTCCTTTTAGGCCGACGTTTACTCGACTCTGCATTGGGTGAAAGTAAACTCGACAGCATTGCCCAAGAAAATATCGACAGAGTACTTAAAGAGCATGAGCTCACTACAGTACAGGCACTATTAGTTGAGATTGGTTCTGGCAATTTAATGAGTATGCTAATTGCAAAACGCTTATTGCAAAACGAGGATAGTGATGTAGCCAATATTGCCAAGCAAGCTAAGGCAACCATTATTGGTACTGAAGGCATGCTGGTTAACTACTCTAAATGCTGCCGCCCTGTTCCTGGTGATGCTATTACTGCCCACATAAGCCAAGGTAAAGGACTAACAGTTCATCGCCAAGAATGTAAAAACATTCGTGGGTGGGAAAATGATCGCTCTAAATACTTAGTGGTTAAATGGGATGACAACCCTGAAAAAGAATATATTGCGGCTTTACGTGTTGAAATTATTAACCACCAAGGTGCACTCGCTAAGTTAACTAATGTGGTTGCAACAACACAAGCTAATATTGTAGAAATTGCCACCGATGAAAAAGAAAGTAATTTATACGTGATAGATTTAGGGATTACCGTTAAAAACCGTATCCATGTTGCTAATATTATGCGCCGCATTCGTGTGATGCCTGATGTGCAAAAAGTCTATCGTAAAAAGTAAAATAGGAAACACATGAATAAAGCATTTATCTCTACCGACAAAGCACCTGCTGCAATTGGCACTTATAGCCAAGCAGTTAAAGTAGGCACTGCTGTTTATTTATCTGGTCAAATACCCTTAGTACCTGAGACGATGGAAGTCATATCAGAAGACTTTGCGCAGCAAACACACCAAGTATTTAAAAATATTGCTGCGGTATGTGAAGAAGCCGGTGGTCAAATTCAAGACTTAGTAAAAGTGAATATTTACCTTACCGACTTATCTAACTTTGCAATAGTTAACGAAGTAATGAGCCAATACTTTAAAAAACCATATCCTGCCCGTGCAGCCATTGGTGTAAGAGCTTTGCCTAAAAATGTACAAGTTGAAATTGATGGAATTATGGAGTTACCTTCAACTAACTAACTTACTCTAAGAGCTATAGCCAAAACTATAGCTCTTATTTTGCTACTTCCTGCGCATTATTATCCTCAATTCTTGACTCAAAAGTAAATTTCTAGCACTCTATTATTCTGTCACATAAACAAACTTAACTTTGATAGTAAAAAGGATTAACTAGTGTTTAAGCTTGCTCATAATGGAAATGTGTTACTTGATATCGGTAAGCACTCGCCTCCTTCTGCCGCTTTTATAATTGAAGCACTTGAAGAATCGAATTTTTGTGATTGTAAAATAGATTATGACTCTATTAATAACTTTTTTAAAAGTAAAAACCCTGAGCCTATTTTAGTAGTAGCAACTAAGCACGATGCAACATTAAGCGTGACTATTAGTGATGACAAAATGCTCGCTATTGGCGAATTAACACTGGCTCAAGGCGGTAATGCTCTTAGTTTAGATGATGCAAAAATGCAGCTGGTAAAAGCGCGAGTAGCAAGAGGCTATAAACAAGCTTTTTTAGAAAAACTCCTGCAAAAACAATTTGAAATGCCTGCCGGAAGCTCAACTAAAGGTATTTTGGCTAAAGGTAGATTACCTATTGATGGCCAAGATACTAAATTTAATACTTTAGTAAAAACACTTAAAGATCGTCTAAAAACACCAAAACTAAAAGACGATGGCAGTGTTGATATGCGCGACTTTGGTAAATTAGCCAGTGTAAGCCCAGGCGAAACACTTATTCGCCAGCAACCAGCCACGCCAGGTAAAGAAGGGTTTAATGTACTTGGCGACTTACTCCCAGCTAAATCAGGCGAGATACTTTCTTTAGTTTCTGGTGAAGGCACTGAAATATCAAAATCTAACCCACTTGAACTTGTCTCTACTATTGCTGGTGTACCGGTTGAAATAAATAATGGCATGCGTGTTGATGATATTTTTACCATATCGGAAGTTACAGTAAAAAGTGGTCATATTGATTTTAATGGCAGTGTTATTGTTAGTGGCAACATTGAGCCAGGTATGCGAGTAAAGGCTAAAGGTGATATTACTATTTTTGGTACTGTTGAGTCTGCACAGTTAACAGCCGATGGTAACATTACCGTAAAACAAGGCATTATTGGCTATTATAAACCTGAAGATAAATCACTCTCTTGCACACTCAACTGTAAAGGTGACATCTATATTTCACACGCACAATATAGCTACCTTGAAGCAACTAATATAATCATTGAACGCCAAGCAAGTCACTGCTCAATAAAGGCTGTTAATGTACTGCAGGTTGGTCAAGCAGAGCCCCCCAAGGGTAGGATATTTGGCGGAGAAGTGCTCAATGCAACAACCCTTATTGCTGGGGAAATAGGCAATGAGTCGGGGGCAAAAATGGTCATTAACTTAGCTGCATCAGGGGCCGAAATTACTGCTGATACCGATAATTGCTTTCAAGACTTGGCAAATACCGATAAACAACTTGATACCTTACAAGCCGCATTAGAAAAAGCCGATTTACTTAAGGATATAGAAAAAAAGAATATACTTATTGGAAAAATTGGCGCAACTCAACAGCATTACTGCCAACAAGCCGAGCAGTTAGAAAAGCGTTTATCAAATTTAGAAAATAATTTACATGATTTATTGAATAATGCCAATTTAGCAGTTAACAGTGTTTTACATTCAGGGGTAGTGATACATATTTTTGATAAAGTACTCAAAACAACGCGCACTTATCCTCCGTGTAGTGTAAAGCTACAAAATAATAAAATTGAGGTAGAATTTAAAACACATTAAAAATGAGTGCTTTTGAAGCACTCATTAAATCAACCTACTTAACTAAGGGGCTATTTAAATTTGTTAAATTACCCAAGCAGTTATGCTAATTGGCTTTATTATTTATAACAAGCCATCGAATGCAGCATGAGTGTGCTGCGGCCATGCACTCACTTGTACTTGGCCAATATGTGGTTTTTGTAATAACAACATAACAAGACGAGATTGACCAATACCGCCACCAATTGTTTGCGGAAATTTATTTTGTATTAATGCCTTATGCCAATCAAACTCTAAACGGTCTTCGTCACTCGTCATACTTAATTGTTTTTGCAACACATCTGGACTAACGCGGATCCCCATTGAAGATAGCTCAAATGCGTCTTCTAATAATGGGTTCCACACTAAAATATCACCATTTAATCCTGCGTATTTGTCACAGGTTGGCGTTGACCAGTCATCGTAGTCTGGTGCTCTTACATCATGAATTTTACCATCACTCAATTTACCACCAATGCCAATTAAAAATACCGCCCCGTACTCTTGTGCAATCGCTTTTTCTCGTTGCTTAGCACTAAAATTTGGGTACATTTCTCGCACCTCTTCGCTATGTACAAATGTAATACTGCTTGGCAAAAATGGTGTAATACCAAATTTATCGCTAACAAATTGTTCCGTTTTTTTAATACCGGTATAGATTGCTTCAACTGTTTTTTTAAGTGTAGTTAGTGTGCGCTCGCTATCTTGGCAGATCACCTTTTCCCAATCCCATTGATCAACATATACTGAGTGAATAGGACTCAACGAGTCTTCATCTGGGCGTAACGCCTTCATTTGTGTATAAATGCCTTCACCATGAGAAAAGCTATGATCTCCTAATGTTTTACGTTTCCACTTTGCAAGTGAGTGCACTACTTCGTAACGGCTATCTGGAATAGCTTTTATATTTACAGCTACCGCATTTTCATGGCCACTTAAGTTGTCTTGAGTGCCATCGCCCACTCGAGCAAGTATAGGAGCTTGTACTTCTATTAATCCTAATTGCTGCTCTAGTTGCTGTGAAAAAAAATGCTTAACTTGACTTATTTGCTGCTGCTGCTGCACATAAAGTGAACTCATAATAATTGGCCTCATTCCCAGTTATTGTACTTTCGTAACTCATTGCGTCTTAAATAACGCTTCAATATGGTTATCGTAACAATTTAATTATTTAATTCAATAACCAACAATAAAAATAGCTTTAACGTATTAAAACCATCAATTAAATGCTATAAAAGATTAAGATTCAACAATCAAAGAGTGTAAAAGTAATGGAATATTATCAAATCGATAATCTCGATAAACAGATTCTGCATGCATTAATGGCCAATGCACGCACACCCTACGCAGAATTAGCAAAACGTTTTAATGTAAGTGCCGGCACAATTCATGTTCGTATTGAAAAAATGAAGCAAGCGGGGATCATCACAGGAACTCAATTAACTATTAGCACCAAGCAACTGGGCTATGATGTGTGCTGTTTTATTGGAATTAACTTAAATAGTGCCCGCGATTATCCGCAAACTCTAATTAAACTCGAAGCACTAGAGGAAGTTGTTGAAGCTTATTACACCACTGGTAACTACAGTATTTTTATCAAAGTAATGACTCGCTCAATCGATCATCTGCAAGATGTACTGATAAATAAAATACAAGCAATTGAAGCTATTCAATCAACAGAAACTCTTATATCGCTACAAAACCCAATTAGCCGCACAGTAATGCCTTAACACTAAAAATCTCGTATAATTACTGAAAAAGAGGATAATCATGCAGCAAACTCGCTATCAAAGAATCGCAGACGTACTTTCGCGCCGACAAACTGACCTAACAGTGTGTTTAGAGGACGTGCATAAACACCATAACCTTTCCGCTATCGTAAGAAGTGCAGACGCCGTAGGTTGTCATCATGTGCATGCCGTATGGCCAGAAAATCAAAAATGGCTTACTAATAATACCTCTGGTGGTAGTAAAAACTGGCTGGAAACACATTTACATAAAAATATTAACGATGCGGCAACAGCCATGCGTGCTCGTAATCCCGATATACAAATACTCGCAACTCACTTATCAACCGATGCCGTTGATTTTAGAGAAATAGACTACACCAAGCCAACCGCCATTATTGTTGGCCAAGAAAAAACGGGGATCTCAGAGCAAGCTTTAAAATACGCTGATCAAAACATTATTATACCCATGCAAGGGATGGTGCAATCACTTAATGTATCCGTTGCTGCTGCATTAATACTCTTTGAAGCACAACGTCAGCGCGAACTTGCAGGGCTTTATAATCGCAATATGTTGAGTGATGAAATTAAACATCCCATTTTTTTTGAAGGGTGTCATCCTATTATTGCTCGGCAATGTAAGCTAAAAAGGCTTCCCTACCCACCACTCGATGAGCACGGTGAAATAGTGGCTGATGAACAGTTTTGGCAAGCTTTAAAACATGCTTGATGCCACGTCGCACTATAAGTACACTTAACTCACTTACAAATAATAAGATTTGAGCCCACCTTGTCTAAACCTAGCTTAAGCCAATACCCAATAACAGAACTCAAAGGCGTTGGCCCTAAAATGGCCGAGCGATTGTTAAAGCTAGGTATTTCTACAGTACAAGACATGCTGTTTCATTTACCTCTTCGCTATGAAGACCGCACCCGGCTTTATACTATAAACGAGCTTTCATTGCACAGCCATGTAAGCGTGGAAGCAACAATTGAAACAAGCCAAATCACTTTTGGTAAAAGGCGCATGCTAGTTTGCCAAATAAACGATGGCACCGGCAGACTTACAGTACGGTTTTTTAATTTTACCGCGGCACAAAAAAACGCCCTCAGTGCAGGAAAAATAATACGTTGTTTTGGTGAAGTTCGCCGTGGCCGTGTAGGCTTTGAAATGAGTCATCCGGAATATAGCATAAGCGACACACCCAATGAGCAGCCTACGGCGACAACGCTTACTCCGGTTTATTCAACCACAGAAGGTTTAAAGCAATTATCAATTAGAGCACTTAGCGATCAAGCTATTAATCTATTGCAAAAATATTCAGTAGAAGAGTTACTTCCGGCGCAATGGCAACCTTCTAATTTAGGGCTAAGTGATGCCTTACTACTATTACATCGCCCGCCTAACGACATAGACGTAATTGCACTTGAACAAGGTACCCATCCGGCTCAGCAGCGGCTCGTTTTTGAAGAGTTACTAGCGCAAAACCTCAGCTTGTTAAAAATACGCCAACAAGGGCAACAAGTTAAAGCAGTCAGCTTAGATTCTAACAACGCACTAGAAAGCCAATTTTTAGCGCAACTCCCTTTTGATCCAACCAATGCACAAAGTCGTGTAGTAGCCGAGATTAAAGGTGATTTACAACAGCCCTATCCTATGATGCGTTTAGTACAAGGCGATGTTGGCTCAGGTAAAACATTAGTAGCAGCATTAAGTGCATTGACTGCTATAGCACAAGGTTTTCAAGTAGCTTTAATGGCTCCTACCGAAATTCTCTCCGAGCAGCATGGGATTAACTTTAATAACTGGTTTAACCAATTAGGCATAACAGTTGCCTGGCTTGGCGGTAAAACTAAAGGTAGAGAGCGTGTAACTACACTTGAAAAGATAGCCTCCGGTGAGGCGCAAATGATCGTCGGTACCCATGCGCTATTTCAAGACGAGGTGAAGTTTCATAACCTCGTGCTTATTATCATCGATGAACAACATCGTTTTGGTGTTCATCAACGATTATCACTGCGTGAAAAAGGCCGCTTTGGCGACTGCTACCCGCATCAACTAGTCATGACAGCAACACCTATACCTCGCACACTTGCAATGACCGCTTATGCCGATTTAGAGACCTCAGTAATAGATGAATTACCACCGGGTCGCACACCCATAACAACAGTGGCATTACCAGACACTCGTCGAGGCGATATTATCAAGCGCGTTAAATTAGCCTGCCATGAGCAAGGCAGGCAAGTTTATTGGGTATGTACGCTCATCGATGAATCAGAAGTGCTGCAATGCCAAGCCGCCGAAGATAGTGCGCTGCAATTAAAAGAAGCCTTACCAGAGCTAAACGTAAGCCTTATACATGGACGAATGAAAGCTGCAGAAAAGCAAGCCATTATGAGTGAGTTTAAAGCTGGTAATATTCATGTTTTAGTCGCAACCACAGTCATTGAGGTAGGAGTAGATGTACCTAATGCCAGTTTGATTATTATAGAAAACCCTGAGCGTTTAGGTTTAGCACAATTACACCAACTACGTGGTCGAGTGGGGCGTGGAGCTACCGCTTCGCATTGTGTACTTTTATACCATGCACCTCTCTCACATACAGCGCAAAAGCGCCTAGGCGTGTTAAGAGATAGTAACGATGGTTTTGTTATAGCCGAGCGAGACTTAGAGATCCGCGGCCCGGGTGAAGTGCTCGGCACTAAACAAACCGGTTTAGCTGAATTTAAAATTGCCGATCTAACCCGCGACAAACATACTTTAAATCAAGTCAGGCCAATAGCACAGCAAATGCTAATACAGCACCCAAAACAAGTCGATGCGCTTATAAATAGATGGCTTGGTAATAAATCTAACTACGCACTAGCTTAAAACTGCGCTCTTTCACAATATCGAGATTATCCCTAGTACTTTCCAGCTTAAGTTTTACTTTTCTGCAGACGTAAAAAAGCCCGAATCGTTAGATTCGGGCTTTCTACAATTAGGAGCCTGGCAATGTCCTACTTTCACATAGCAAATGCTACACTATCATCGGCGCTGTTTCGTTTCACTACTGAGTTCGGCATGGGGTCAGGTGGGTCCAAAACGCTATTGTTACCAAGCAAATTAGGGCGTTAATTCGTATTACTACAAATTAACTGAATTTGGAAAATATCTGATAATATTTTTTAAGTCGTTCTTCAGTAATATCTACTTTAGTTATATTAACTTCTTGCTTGAACTGTCACATAAAACGCGTTTGGCGTTGTATGGTTAAGCCTCACGGGTAATTAGTACAAGTTAGCTTAATGCCTCACAGCACTTCCACATCTTGCCTATCAACGTTGTAGTCTCCAACGGCCCTTCAGAGAGCTTATAGCTCTAGTGAGAAATCATCTCGAGGCCTGCTTCGCGCTTAGATGCTTTCAGCGCTTATCAGTTCCGAACGTAGCTACCGGGCAATGCCATTGGCATGACAACCCGAACACCAGCGGTTCGTTCACTCCGGTCCTCTCGTACTAGGAGCAACCCCTCTCAATTCTCAAACGCCCACGGCAGATAGGGACCGAACTGTCTCACGACGTTCTAAACCCAGCTCGCGTACCACTTTAAATGGCGAACAGCCATACCCTTGGGACCGACTTCAGCCCCAGGATGTGATGAGCCGACATCGAGGTGCCAAACACCGCCGTCGATATGAACTCTTGGGCGGTATCAGCCTGTTATCCCCGGAGTACCTTTTATCCGTTGAGCGATGGCCCTTCCATTCAGAACCACCGGATCACTATGACCTACTTTCGTACCTGCTCGACGTGTCTGTCTCGCAGTTAAGCTGGCTTCTACCATTACACTAACCGTACGATGTCCGACCGTACTTAGCCAACCTTCGTGCTCCTCCGTTACTCTTTAGGAGGAGACCGCCCCAGTCAAACTACCCACCAGGCACTGTCCGTAACCCCGATTCAGGGGCCAACGTTAGAACATCAAAACTACAAGGGTGGTATTTCAAGGTTGACTCCAACAAAACTAGCGTCTCATCTTCAAAGTCTCCCACCTATCCTACACATGTAGGTTCAATGTTCAGTGCCAAGCTGTAGTAAAGGTTCACGGGGTCTTTCCGTCTAGCCGCGGGTACACAGCATCTTCACTGCGATTTCAATTTCACTGAGTCTCGGGTGGAGACAGCGTGGCCATGGTTACACCATTCGTGCAGGTCGGAACTTACCCGACAAGGAATTTCGCTACCTTAGGACCGTTATAGTTACGGCCGCCGTTTACCGGGGCTTCGATCAAGAGCTTCTCCCTAAGGATAACCCCATCAATTAACCTTCCGGCACCGGGCAGGTGTCACACCGTATACGTCATCTTGCGATTTTGCACAGTGCTGTGTTTTTAATAAACAGTCCCAGCCACCTGGTCACTGCGGCTCCCGTCCGCTTAGAGAGCAAGTCTCATCACAGATAGGAGCGTACCTTCTCCCGAAGTTACGGTACGATTTTGCCTAGTTCCTTCACCCGAGTTCTCTCAAGCGCCTTAGTATTCTCTACCTGACCACCTGTGTCGGTTTGGGGTACGATTCCATATAATCTGAAGCTTAGAGGCTTTTCCTGGAAGTATGGCATCAGCAACTTCATCACCTTAGTGACTCGTCTCGTGTCTCAGGTTTAATGTTCGTCCGGATTTACCTAAACAAACGCCCTACTCACTTTCACATGGACTACCAACGCCATGCTTGCTTAGCCTGCTCCGTCCCCCCATCGCAATTATATCGAGTACAGAAATATTAATCTGTTTCCCATCGACTACGCCTTTCGGCCTCGCCTTAGGGGTCGACTTACCCTACCCTGATTAACATGGGATAGGAACCCTTGGTCTTCCGGCGTGGGAGTTTTTCACTCCCATTATCGTTACTCATGTCAGCATTCGCACTTCTGATACCTCCAGCATACCTCCCGGTACACCTTCAACGGCTTACAGAACGCTCCCCTACCACTCATCCTAAGATGAATCCGCAGCTTCGGTGCATAGTTTAGCCCCGTTACATCTTCCGCGCAGACCGACTCGACCAGTGAGCTATTACGCTTTCTTTAAAGGATGGCTGCTTCTAAGCCAACCTCCTGGCTGTCTGGGCCTTTCCACATCGTTTCCCACTTAACTATGACTTTGGGACCTTAGCTGGCGGTCTGGGTTGTTTCCCTCTTCACGACGGACGTTAGCACCCGCCGTGTGTCTCCCGGATATTACTTTACGGTATTCGGAGTTTGCAAAGGGTTGGTAAGTCGGGATGACCCCCTAGCCTTAACAGTGCTCTACCCCCGTAAGTATTCGTCCGAGGCTCTACCTAAATAGATTTCGGGGAGAACCAGCTATCTCCCGGTTTGATTAGCCTTTCACTCCTAACCACAAGTCATCCCCTAACTTTTCAACGTTAGTGGGTTCGGTCCTCCAGTTGATGTTACTCAACCTTCAACCTGCTCATGGCTAGATCACCGGGTTTCGGGTCTATACCTTGCAACTATTCGCCCAGTTAAGACTCGGTTTCCCTACGGCTACCCTAATCGGTTAACCTCGCTACAAAATATAAGTCGCTGACCCATTATACAAAAGGTACGCAGTCACCCAACACGTGGGCTCCTACTGCTTGTACGTACACGGTTTCAGGTTCTATTTCACTCCCCTCACAGGGGTTCTTTTCGCCTTTCCCTCACGGTACTGGTTCACTATCGGTCAGTTGGGAGTATTTAGCCTTAGATGATGGTCCACCTATATTCAGTCAAAGTTTCACGTGCTCCGACCTACTCGATTTCACTTAAAATGTCTTTTCATGTACGGGACTATCACCCTGTATCGTGGTGCTTTCCAGCAGCCTTCCATTAACACATAATAAGCTTAAGGGCTGTTCCGATTTCGCTCGCCGCTACTTTCGGAATCTCGGTTGATTTCTTTTCCTACGGGTACTTAGATGTTTCAGTTCTCCGCGTTCGCCTCGTTAACCTATGTATTCAGTTAACGATACCTGCAAGCAGGTGGGTTTCCCCATTCGGAAATCCTAGTCTCAAGTGCTTTTTACTAGCTTGACTAGGCTTATCGCAAGTTAATACGTCCTTCATCGCCTCCAACTGCCAAGGCATCCACCGTGTACGCTTAGTCACTTAACCATACAACCCAAACGGGTCTTTGTTGTGTGACAGTTTAACTTCGCCAGAAGTCAATATTGAATACTAAAGTAGATACCAATCAATCAACTCATAAGAGTTAATTAAATGGCACTGAATGGTACTGCTACCATTCTTTTTTTTACTTTTGAAAACTCTTGATAAATACAATGTATCTATCAGAATTTTATTATCAGCTTTTCCAAATTTTTAAAGAGCATATTAATTAGTTATCCCGAAGGACAAGCACTAATTAACAATCATCTGTGTGGACACTACGAACAAATAAGTTCTAAATCGTATAAGGAGGTGATCCAGCCCCAGGTTCCCCTAGGGCTACCTTGTTACGACTTCACCCCAGTCATGAATCACTCCGTGGTAAACGTCCTCCCGAGGGTTAGACTATCTACTTCTGGAGCAACCCACTCCCATGGTGTGACGGGCGGTGTGTACAAGGCCCGGGAACGTATTCACCGCGTCATTCTGATACGCGATTACTAGCGATTCCGACTTCATGGAGTCGAGTTGCAGACTCCAATCCGGACTACGACGCACTTTAAGTGATTCGCTTACCTTCGCAGGTTCGCAGCACTCTGTATGCGCCATTGTAGCA includes the following:
- the spoT gene encoding bifunctional GTP diphosphokinase/guanosine-3',5'-bis pyrophosphate 3'-pyrophosphohydrolase — protein: MYLFEGLKKKISEYLPAADVELVQKAYVVAREAHEGQTRSSGEPYITHPVEVSQILASMHLDHETLMAALMHDVIEDTNFSQQDLAEIFGDTVAELVEGVSKLDKLSFKDKKEFQAENYRKMIMAMTQDIRVILIKLADRTHNMRTLGSLRPDKRRRIARETLEIYAPIANRLGIHDIKNELEDLGFQALYPMRHRALKSEVAKARGNRKEVISNIQNEIEMRLEQSGIKATVSGREKHIYSIYKKMLNKELLFNEVMDIYAFRIAVESMDICYRVLGVAHNLYKPIETRFKDYIAVPKTNGYQSLHTSLVGPHGIPVEIQIRTHDMDHMADKGVAAHWMYKKANDGGAGSTAQQRARQWMQSLLELQQSAGSSFEFVENVKTELFPEEIYVFTPDGRIIELPMGATAVDFAYAVHTDVGHTCVGARVNRKPYPLSKPIDTGQTIEIITSSGAHPNATWLNFIVTGKARLGVRNYLKSQHHEEALLLGRRLLDSALGESKLDSIAQENIDRVLKEHELTTVQALLVEIGSGNLMSMLIAKRLLQNEDSDVANIAKQAKATIIGTEGMLVNYSKCCRPVPGDAITAHISQGKGLTVHRQECKNIRGWENDRSKYLVVKWDDNPEKEYIAALRVEIINHQGALAKLTNVVATTQANIVEIATDEKESNLYVIDLGITVKNRIHVANIMRRIRVMPDVQKVYRKK
- a CDS encoding RidA family protein, with amino-acid sequence MNKAFISTDKAPAAIGTYSQAVKVGTAVYLSGQIPLVPETMEVISEDFAQQTHQVFKNIAAVCEEAGGQIQDLVKVNIYLTDLSNFAIVNEVMSQYFKKPYPARAAIGVRALPKNVQVEIDGIMELPSTN
- a CDS encoding DUF342 domain-containing protein, with protein sequence MFKLAHNGNVLLDIGKHSPPSAAFIIEALEESNFCDCKIDYDSINNFFKSKNPEPILVVATKHDATLSVTISDDKMLAIGELTLAQGGNALSLDDAKMQLVKARVARGYKQAFLEKLLQKQFEMPAGSSTKGILAKGRLPIDGQDTKFNTLVKTLKDRLKTPKLKDDGSVDMRDFGKLASVSPGETLIRQQPATPGKEGFNVLGDLLPAKSGEILSLVSGEGTEISKSNPLELVSTIAGVPVEINNGMRVDDIFTISEVTVKSGHIDFNGSVIVSGNIEPGMRVKAKGDITIFGTVESAQLTADGNITVKQGIIGYYKPEDKSLSCTLNCKGDIYISHAQYSYLEATNIIIERQASHCSIKAVNVLQVGQAEPPKGRIFGGEVLNATTLIAGEIGNESGAKMVINLAASGAEITADTDNCFQDLANTDKQLDTLQAALEKADLLKDIEKKNILIGKIGATQQHYCQQAEQLEKRLSNLENNLHDLLNNANLAVNSVLHSGVVIHIFDKVLKTTRTYPPCSVKLQNNKIEVEFKTH
- the asnA gene encoding aspartate--ammonia ligase; translation: MSSLYVQQQQQISQVKHFFSQQLEQQLGLIEVQAPILARVGDGTQDNLSGHENAVAVNIKAIPDSRYEVVHSLAKWKRKTLGDHSFSHGEGIYTQMKALRPDEDSLSPIHSVYVDQWDWEKVICQDSERTLTTLKKTVEAIYTGIKKTEQFVSDKFGITPFLPSSITFVHSEEVREMYPNFSAKQREKAIAQEYGAVFLIGIGGKLSDGKIHDVRAPDYDDWSTPTCDKYAGLNGDILVWNPLLEDAFELSSMGIRVSPDVLQKQLSMTSDEDRLEFDWHKALIQNKFPQTIGGGIGQSRLVMLLLQKPHIGQVQVSAWPQHTHAAFDGLL
- the asnC gene encoding transcriptional regulator AsnC: MEYYQIDNLDKQILHALMANARTPYAELAKRFNVSAGTIHVRIEKMKQAGIITGTQLTISTKQLGYDVCCFIGINLNSARDYPQTLIKLEALEEVVEAYYTTGNYSIFIKVMTRSIDHLQDVLINKIQAIEAIQSTETLISLQNPISRTVMP
- the trmH gene encoding tRNA (guanosine(18)-2'-O)-methyltransferase TrmH, translated to MQQTRYQRIADVLSRRQTDLTVCLEDVHKHHNLSAIVRSADAVGCHHVHAVWPENQKWLTNNTSGGSKNWLETHLHKNINDAATAMRARNPDIQILATHLSTDAVDFREIDYTKPTAIIVGQEKTGISEQALKYADQNIIIPMQGMVQSLNVSVAAALILFEAQRQRELAGLYNRNMLSDEIKHPIFFEGCHPIIARQCKLKRLPYPPLDEHGEIVADEQFWQALKHA
- the recG gene encoding ATP-dependent DNA helicase RecG, with translation MSKPSLSQYPITELKGVGPKMAERLLKLGISTVQDMLFHLPLRYEDRTRLYTINELSLHSHVSVEATIETSQITFGKRRMLVCQINDGTGRLTVRFFNFTAAQKNALSAGKIIRCFGEVRRGRVGFEMSHPEYSISDTPNEQPTATTLTPVYSTTEGLKQLSIRALSDQAINLLQKYSVEELLPAQWQPSNLGLSDALLLLHRPPNDIDVIALEQGTHPAQQRLVFEELLAQNLSLLKIRQQGQQVKAVSLDSNNALESQFLAQLPFDPTNAQSRVVAEIKGDLQQPYPMMRLVQGDVGSGKTLVAALSALTAIAQGFQVALMAPTEILSEQHGINFNNWFNQLGITVAWLGGKTKGRERVTTLEKIASGEAQMIVGTHALFQDEVKFHNLVLIIIDEQHRFGVHQRLSLREKGRFGDCYPHQLVMTATPIPRTLAMTAYADLETSVIDELPPGRTPITTVALPDTRRGDIIKRVKLACHEQGRQVYWVCTLIDESEVLQCQAAEDSALQLKEALPELNVSLIHGRMKAAEKQAIMSEFKAGNIHVLVATTVIEVGVDVPNASLIIIENPERLGLAQLHQLRGRVGRGATASHCVLLYHAPLSHTAQKRLGVLRDSNDGFVIAERDLEIRGPGEVLGTKQTGLAEFKIADLTRDKHTLNQVRPIAQQMLIQHPKQVDALINRWLGNKSNYALA